A segment of the Asinibacterium sp. OR53 genome:
AAATATTGATCTGCGGATTGGTTTTCTTTTCTTCATAATGTAATTCCTGCGCGCCGGGTCCGCGGCGATAGATACTGGTCTGTGCGGTGAGGAAATGAAAGCTGGCTTTGAATGCTTCTGCTTCTTCTTTCAGGATGGGTTTTCCCAGGTTCGATTTCTTCTCTTTGAGTCCGCGGGTTGTTTTTTTGAAATCGCTGTTTCTGCCGCCACCGCCAACACGTACTTTGGTTTCTTTAAACCGGATGCTGAATGCATTGGCCCCCATGGTAGCAAAACTCTCCCTGGCGCTCTGGTTCATAGCCTCGATGGCAGTGATGATACCAATCAGCGCCATGATGCCGAATGCAATGATGGCAACAGTAATACCGGTACGCAGTTTATTGCTTCGCACGGTACGCCAGGCCAGGGAAAAAGAGTCGAGCGTGGTCATCTTCGCAAAGGGGTTCTTATCCACTAAAGATAGCTGAGAATCCCCCGAATACGGCAGAAAAAAGTGAAGAACGGTTAAAAATACAACCAGTTCAGTACTACAGACGGCATGATGCCGATCAATACAATGAGTGCTGACAGCAACAGCAGGGTATATTTAAACCCGTTGCTGATGGGCTCATGGGTTTCGGCTTCGCCATCTTTGAAATACATGGCCTGTATAACCCTGAAATAATAATAGGCGCTGACAGCTGCAAATAGTACAGCCACAATAACCAGCCAGAAAGCACCTCCTTCTTTAATAGTGGCGGCCAGCATATAATATTTTGCGAAGAACCCTGCGGTTGACGGTATACCAGCCAGTGACAGCAGGCAAACAGTAGCGCCAAACGCCAGTACAGGCTGCTTTTTAGCCAACCCGTTGAACCCATCATAGGTATAATCTTTCATTTTGATGAGTACGGCAAAAATGCCGATGGTAGCAAGACTGTAAGCAACTGTATACAGCAGAATACCTTCCTGTGTGAGGTCGTTGTTGCTGTATAAAGCAAACAACATAAAACCCGCCTGCGCGATACTGGAATAAGCCAGCATGCGCTTAACACTTTGCTGGAATACTGCGGTGATATTGCCTACCAGTAAAGTGGCGATGATCACAAAAGAAAGTATGATCTTCCAGGTAGGACCCAATATGGTTGTATGTCCTGCAAAAAGGCGGATGAATGCAATGAATCCCGCTGCTTTTACAATGGTGGCCATGAAAGAAGTGAAGACCGAAGGCGCGCCATCGTATACATCGGGTGTCCAGAAATGAAAAGGCGCAGCCGATACTTTGAAAGCCATTGAAACAAAGAGCAGTAACAATCCTGCCACTTCCAGGAATGAGCCCTGGAACAGTCCCGTTACCGGGTTTACAGGCGGGGGTGTCATGCCGAAAGACCCGGTAGCGCCATATACCAGCGCAATACCCATGAGCATGATGCCGGTAGAAAAAGAGCCCATGAGAAAATACTTCAAGGCAGCTTCGTTGCTCTTCATGTTACGCTTATCGGCACCGGTAAGTATATACAAGGGTATAGATAATATCTCTATTCCCAGGAAGAGCATGAGCAATCCGTTATAAGCCGAAAGAATGCTCACACCACACAACACAAAAAAGATCAACGCAAAATATTCGGCAACATTTAAGCCGGTGTTTTCAATATCCTTTCCACTCAGTAATACATATACCAGTGTGGCAGCGAATACAATTGAATTAAAGAAGAGACCGAATTTCTGAAAATTCAGCAGGCCACGGGTGTCTACGCGCACCTGGTAGATGCCGTAAGTATGCATCAGGTTGGCGATCAGCAACAACAAGAGTCCGGCGGCCGCTATGTATTTCAATGCCGATTTCTCCTTGATGACGATGCCGCTGAACATCATCACTACACCTAATAATGCCGAAAGTATGATTGCGTTCATAATATTTTATTTCAAGATGGCGTGTACTGTATCTGTTGTAAGGCTGATGATGGGCTGGGGATAAACACCCAGTACAATCACCAGCAATGCCAGTACCACGAGCATAAATTGTACGTTCTGATTGATATCGGTTGCATTTGCTGTGGCCGGAACCGTGTTGCCGTAAAATATCTTCTGCACCATGTTCAGGGTATACACAGCCGCCAGTATGATGCTGATGCAGGCTACTGCCGCGATCCATACATTGTACTGGAACAGTCCGTTGAACATCAGGAATTCCCCAATGAAAGCATTGGTGAGGGGCAATGCAATATTGGCCAGCGCCATCACCATCAGCAGAATAGCTAATGCCGGTGCTTTTTGTGCCAGTCCGCCGAGCTCGCTGAATTTACGTGTTCCGAGTTGCTGTTCAATCACATCAGCCACAATCCAGAGTCCGATCACGTTCACACCATGGTTGAACATTTGTATCATCACACCTTCCATACCTGTTTTGTTATTGGCAAATACAGCGGCACACATCAGACCGATGTGCGCAATGGATGAATAAGCGATCAGTCGCTTCAGATCATCCTGCCTGATGGCAATCAATGAAGCGTATAACATGCCAATCACAGAAAGGATAATGATCACATGGGCCGAGTCGGAAGCCGCCTGCGGGAATACCGGTAAAAGCCAGCGTACCAATGCGAAGACACCCATCTTCACCATCACGCCGCTCAATATCATAGTGACTGCAGTAGGTGATTGCTCATACGCATCGGGCTGCCAGGTATGGAAAGGGAATACCGGCATCTTGATGGCGAATGCCAAAAAGAAAAGCCAGAATGCCAATCCCTGTTGTGCGCCCGAGAGCTTTACCTGGTAAAAAGATTTGATAGCGAAAGATTGATCGGCCGTATGAAAATAGACGAACAGGATACCTGCCAACATCAGCAGTGATCCAAGGAAAGTGTACACGAAGAATTTGAAAGTAACGGCAATCCTTTTTTCTCCTCCCCAGATAGAGCAGAGAAAATAAACAGGTATCAGCGCCAGCTCCCAGAAAAAATAAAACAACAGCGCATCCTGTGCCAGGAAAACACCGGTGAGTCCGGCTTGTGTCAGCAACATCAATCCGTAAAAACGGCCGGCATTTTTATAGGTATTTTTTTGTGTAGCCACAAATACCACAGGAAAAGAAATGGCAGTAAGCAGGCAGAGCATCTTACCCATTCCATCCATGCCAACGGCAAAATCGGCGCCCAGACCAGGCAACCAGCTTGTTGTATAAGTCAGCTGCGCAGCCGGGTAAAACCAACAGCCGGTTACAGCTACCACCAACGTAACCAACGAGGTGAGCAATGCCCAGCCTTTAACTGCTTTCTCTTCTTTGATGAGAAAACTGAGCAGACCGGTCAATAGCGGAATTAGTATCAGTAGAACAGGAATCATCTTTTAAAATATTTTACTAAAGAAACGCATGATGGTAGCGTCGTTGAACCAAATCAATACAAATACAACCATGGCCATTACCATGACCAGTATATAACTTCCTACCTGTCCGCTTTGCAATAAGCGCAACTGGCGGGATCCATAACCAACCAAGCGGCCTACCCCATTCACCACACCATCGATACCGCTTTTCTCTACTACATTTTTCAGGAAGCCGGCAAAAGCATTCAGCGGGTTCACGATAAGGGCATCGTAGAGTTCATCGATATACCATTTGTTCTCGAGCACTTTGGCAATGCCGGTATTTTCTGCTGTTGTACGCTGGTATTTTTTATAACTTCTTACAGCCAGTACGATGACCAGTATAATGGCTGCTGTGGAAACAGCCATGAACAGGTATTCCTGCGATGCTTCCATGTGATGCGCTTCTTTCAGTTGTGTGGAAGCGGCAAAAACCGGTGCAAGGAAATGTTCCAGGCTGTGCGCATTGGAAGCGAACACTTCGGGTATGCCTACAAAACCTCCGATCACCGATAAAACAGCAAGTATGATCAGGGGGATGGTCATAGCTGAAGGACTCTCATGCAGGTGATGTTCCTGTTCATGCGTGCCCCGGAAATTGCCGAGGAAAGTCATGCTGTACAACCTGAACATATAGAAGGCCGTCATCAAAGCGCCGGCCAATCCTATAAAATAATACAAAGGATTCCTGGCGTAAGCCGCCATCAGTATTTCATCTTTTGAGAAGAATCCTGAGAAAGGCGGTATTCCTGCAATGGCCAAACAACCCAGCAGGAAAGTGATATGCGTAACGGGTAAATATTTTTTCAGTCCGCCCATATTCCTGATATCCTGTTCGTGGTGCATGGCATGGATCACAGAGCCGGCGCCAAGGAACAATAAGGCTTTGAAGAATGCATGCGTCATCACATGGAACACAGCGCCGGTATAAGCGCCTACGCCCAATCCGAGGAACATATAACCTAACTGGCTCACGGTGGAATAAGCCAGTACTTTTTTGATATCGTTCTGCTTCAGTGCAATAGTAGCCGCGAATACAGCGGTAACCAATCCCACAATAGCTACCAGGGATTGAGTGGCCGGCGCCATCGTATATAATATGTTGCTGCGGGCGATCATGTAAATACCGGCTGTAACCATGGTAGCGGCATGGATCAATGCTGATACAGGCGTAGGACCTGCCATGGCATCGGGTAGCCAGGTGTACAGGGGTATCTGTGCGCTTTTTCCCATGGCACCTACAAACAAGAGAACAGTAATAGCCGTAATATCAAAACTGCTTAGTTGGTTCACCTGCGCAAATACATCACTGTAATTAACCGTACCCAGTTTGGATATGAGCCAGAACAAAGCCAGCAGGAAGCCCAGGTCACCAATGCGGTTCATCACAAATGCTTTCCTGGCTGCATAATTGTATTGATCGTTTTTGAACCAGTACCCGATGAGCAGGTAAGAACACAGTCCTACTCCTTCCCATCCGATGAACATGATCACATAGTTGGCACCCAACACCAGCAACAGCATGGAGAAAACGAAGAGGTTGAGGTATGCGAAGTAGCGCGCGAAATGCGGACCTTCTTCTTCATGCATGTATGCAGTAGAGTACAAATGAATGAGAAAACCCACTCCCGTAATGATGAGCAGGAATAAAGCCGATAACTGATCGGCCTGGAAAGCAAAAGGAATGGTCAGCCGATCGGCCTGGATAAAATTGAACAGGGTTACTACGGTGGCTCCATTCGCTTTTACATCGAAGAAAACCAGCAGGCTCACTACGAATGACGCCAATATAGTACAACTGCCGATGATGCCCACCATAGATTTGGAAAGCGATTTGCGCCCCAATCCGTTGATAAGGAAGCCCAGCAGGGGAAAGAGGGGAATCAGATACAAAAGCATGCTGCAATTAGTTTTTCAAACGATTCAAAAAATTAATGTCCACGGAATGCGTATTCCTGAACAGCATCACAATAATGGCCAGTCCCACGCTCACTTCCGCTGCTGCCACCACCATAATGAAAAATACGAATAACTGTCCTTCTACTCCTGTTTGCGATGCGGGATTCACTGCTATCGCAGCACCATGGTGCATTTTTGAAAAAGCCACCAGCAGCAGGTTTACAGCATTCAGCATCAGTTCAATGCACATGAAAACAATGATGGCATTGCGGCGGGTAAGCACCCCAATGATGCCGATGCTGAACAAGGCCAAACAGAGATAGATATAATATTGTATTGGCATATCGATTGAATTAGTCTTTCTTTCCTATTACTACAGCCCCTACCATCGCGCTCAAAAACAGTACGCTGCTGATTTCAAAGGGCACTACAAAATCACTGAATAATGCTTTACCCAGGTTGCGGATGAGTCCGATATCGCCTGTTCCCATCAAAACATTTTTATGCTGGAGGTCTACCGCCTGTCTCACCAATGATACCAGCACCATCAAAAAGCAGCCGCCCGCGATGGCTCCTGCGAGTTTTATCCAGATATGTTTCTGTGGCTCCGATTGGTTATTGAGGTTCATGAGCATGATCACAAACAGGAACAGCACCATGATGGCTCCGGCATACACGATGAGGTTTACAATGGCCAGGAACTGTGCGTTCAATAAAATATAATGACCGGAGATGGCGAAAAAAACACCAATCAGCCAAAGCACGCTGTGCACCGGGTTTTTACTCACCAACACCATGATGGCACTGAAGAGCGCAACAACCGTTAATGCATAAAAGAGTATTTGTATTGTGTCCATGTTCGGTGCTATTTAATTCCTTTCTCCTTTTGCTTTTGCGTAAGCTTCCGGTTCTGTTTTAGGATCGGGTATCAGCAGGTCATCTTTACCATAGATGAATCCTTTACGGGCATAATTGGCAGGAGCGAATGTTTCGCTGAGGTAGATCGCGTCTTTCGGACAGGCTTCTTCACACAAACCACAGAAAATGCAACGCAGCATATTGATCTCATAGCGGGCTGCATATTTCTCTTCGCGATACAGGTTCTCTTCACCTGGTAAGCGTTCGGCTGCTTCCATGGTGATGGCTTCGGCAGGACAGGCAACAGCGCAGAGTCCGCATGCCGTACAACGCTCCCTTCCCTCCTCATCGCGGTTCAGCACATGCAGTCCGCGGAAAAC
Coding sequences within it:
- a CDS encoding NADH-quinone oxidoreductase subunit N, encoding MNAIILSALLGVVMMFSGIVIKEKSALKYIAAAGLLLLLIANLMHTYGIYQVRVDTRGLLNFQKFGLFFNSIVFAATLVYVLLSGKDIENTGLNVAEYFALIFFVLCGVSILSAYNGLLMLFLGIEILSIPLYILTGADKRNMKSNEAALKYFLMGSFSTGIMLMGIALVYGATGSFGMTPPPVNPVTGLFQGSFLEVAGLLLLFVSMAFKVSAAPFHFWTPDVYDGAPSVFTSFMATIVKAAGFIAFIRLFAGHTTILGPTWKIILSFVIIATLLVGNITAVFQQSVKRMLAYSSIAQAGFMLFALYSNNDLTQEGILLYTVAYSLATIGIFAVLIKMKDYTYDGFNGLAKKQPVLAFGATVCLLSLAGIPSTAGFFAKYYMLAATIKEGGAFWLVIVAVLFAAVSAYYYFRVIQAMYFKDGEAETHEPISNGFKYTLLLLSALIVLIGIMPSVVLNWLYF
- a CDS encoding NuoM family protein; this translates as MIPVLLILIPLLTGLLSFLIKEEKAVKGWALLTSLVTLVVAVTGCWFYPAAQLTYTTSWLPGLGADFAVGMDGMGKMLCLLTAISFPVVFVATQKNTYKNAGRFYGLMLLTQAGLTGVFLAQDALLFYFFWELALIPVYFLCSIWGGEKRIAVTFKFFVYTFLGSLLMLAGILFVYFHTADQSFAIKSFYQVKLSGAQQGLAFWLFFLAFAIKMPVFPFHTWQPDAYEQSPTAVTMILSGVMVKMGVFALVRWLLPVFPQAASDSAHVIIILSVIGMLYASLIAIRQDDLKRLIAYSSIAHIGLMCAAVFANNKTGMEGVMIQMFNHGVNVIGLWIVADVIEQQLGTRKFSELGGLAQKAPALAILLMVMALANIALPLTNAFIGEFLMFNGLFQYNVWIAAVACISIILAAVYTLNMVQKIFYGNTVPATANATDINQNVQFMLVVLALLVIVLGVYPQPIISLTTDTVHAILK
- the nuoL gene encoding NADH-quinone oxidoreductase subunit L, producing the protein MLLYLIPLFPLLGFLINGLGRKSLSKSMVGIIGSCTILASFVVSLLVFFDVKANGATVVTLFNFIQADRLTIPFAFQADQLSALFLLIITGVGFLIHLYSTAYMHEEEGPHFARYFAYLNLFVFSMLLLVLGANYVIMFIGWEGVGLCSYLLIGYWFKNDQYNYAARKAFVMNRIGDLGFLLALFWLISKLGTVNYSDVFAQVNQLSSFDITAITVLLFVGAMGKSAQIPLYTWLPDAMAGPTPVSALIHAATMVTAGIYMIARSNILYTMAPATQSLVAIVGLVTAVFAATIALKQNDIKKVLAYSTVSQLGYMFLGLGVGAYTGAVFHVMTHAFFKALLFLGAGSVIHAMHHEQDIRNMGGLKKYLPVTHITFLLGCLAIAGIPPFSGFFSKDEILMAAYARNPLYYFIGLAGALMTAFYMFRLYSMTFLGNFRGTHEQEHHLHESPSAMTIPLIILAVLSVIGGFVGIPEVFASNAHSLEHFLAPVFAASTQLKEAHHMEASQEYLFMAVSTAAIILVIVLAVRSYKKYQRTTAENTGIAKVLENKWYIDELYDALIVNPLNAFAGFLKNVVEKSGIDGVVNGVGRLVGYGSRQLRLLQSGQVGSYILVMVMAMVVFVLIWFNDATIMRFFSKIF
- the nuoK gene encoding NADH-quinone oxidoreductase subunit NuoK, whose translation is MPIQYYIYLCLALFSIGIIGVLTRRNAIIVFMCIELMLNAVNLLLVAFSKMHHGAAIAVNPASQTGVEGQLFVFFIMVVAAAEVSVGLAIIVMLFRNTHSVDINFLNRLKN
- a CDS encoding NADH-quinone oxidoreductase subunit J, with product MDTIQILFYALTVVALFSAIMVLVSKNPVHSVLWLIGVFFAISGHYILLNAQFLAIVNLIVYAGAIMVLFLFVIMLMNLNNQSEPQKHIWIKLAGAIAGGCFLMVLVSLVRQAVDLQHKNVLMGTGDIGLIRNLGKALFSDFVVPFEISSVLFLSAMVGAVVIGKKD
- the nuoI gene encoding NADH-quinone oxidoreductase subunit NuoI, with amino-acid sequence MQALTKKAQAVDRKPMTLMERLYLPAIVKGMAITFGHIFKKKPTVRYPEEKRPFSPVFRGLHVLNRDEEGRERCTACGLCAVACPAEAITMEAAERLPGEENLYREEKYAARYEINMLRCIFCGLCEEACPKDAIYLSETFAPANYARKGFIYGKDDLLIPDPKTEPEAYAKAKGERN